One genomic region from Bradyrhizobium icense encodes:
- a CDS encoding linear amide C-N hydrolase, with the protein MSTRNKSLAATLCASMLAGSIPLPLIHAEACTRIVYLGANDEVITGRSMDWKSDIATNLWIFPRGMERSGEAGPNSLKWVSKYGSVIASAFDISTSDGLNEAGLSANILWLAESEYPVFDQSKPGLSIAAWAQYVLDNFATVEEAVNVLRREPFTIVTDTIPGDTRLATLHLSMSDATGDSAIVEYIGGKQAIHHGRQYHVMTNSPTFEHQLALNAYWKEIGGTVMLPGTNRSADRFARASFYVNAIPRNEDPVIALASVLSIMHNVSVPYGIATPDEPNISSTRWRTVADHKRKLYFFESALTPNTFWVDLKDVNFAPQTGKVMKLDLGKDQRNVFAGNAVRHFKETAPFKFQGL; encoded by the coding sequence ATGTCCACACGCAACAAATCGCTCGCGGCAACTCTGTGCGCGAGCATGTTAGCCGGCTCCATACCTCTGCCCTTGATCCACGCTGAGGCCTGTACCCGCATCGTCTATCTGGGGGCGAACGACGAAGTGATCACAGGCCGATCAATGGATTGGAAGTCCGATATCGCCACCAATCTCTGGATATTCCCGAGGGGGATGGAGCGCAGCGGAGAAGCCGGGCCGAACTCGTTGAAGTGGGTTTCGAAGTACGGCAGCGTGATTGCCTCCGCCTTTGACATTTCGACATCCGATGGATTGAACGAAGCGGGATTATCCGCCAATATTCTGTGGCTTGCTGAATCCGAATACCCGGTTTTCGATCAATCAAAACCCGGCCTTTCCATTGCGGCATGGGCGCAATACGTCCTCGACAATTTTGCGACGGTCGAAGAAGCGGTCAACGTTCTTCGACGGGAGCCGTTCACGATCGTCACCGACACCATCCCCGGTGACACGCGGCTGGCGACCCTTCATTTGTCGATGTCAGACGCTACCGGTGACAGCGCGATCGTTGAATATATCGGCGGCAAGCAGGCCATTCATCATGGCCGCCAGTATCACGTGATGACCAATTCTCCGACCTTCGAGCACCAACTGGCTCTCAATGCGTATTGGAAGGAGATCGGCGGCACGGTCATGCTTCCCGGAACGAACCGTTCAGCCGACCGGTTCGCGCGGGCATCCTTTTATGTAAACGCAATACCGAGGAATGAGGACCCCGTCATCGCGCTGGCGAGCGTGCTCAGCATCATGCACAACGTGTCGGTCCCTTATGGGATCGCTACTCCAGACGAACCCAACATTTCGTCGACGCGTTGGCGCACCGTGGCCGATCACAAACGCAAACTGTATTTCTTCGAGTCCGCCCTGACCCCCAACACGTTCTGGGTCGATTTGAAGGACGTGAATTTTGCACCGCAGACGGGCAAGGTCATGAAGCTCGATCTGGGTAAGGATCAACGGAACGTCTTCGCCGGGAACGCGGTGAGGCACTTCAAGGAGACAGCACCGTTCAAATTCCAGGGTCTGTAG
- a CDS encoding metal-dependent hydrolase family protein has product MSWHLIVRILAVAASTALSLTAGLSPAQAQQDAAVVFQNVRIFDGRSDLLSGPSNVLVRNNKIQKILPAATTTDTAQTVVIDGGGRVLMPGLIDAHWHAMLIRPTPAAAIAGDVGYNNLLAAAEATDTLMRGFTTVRDVGGPSFGLKQAIDEGLVIGPRIYPSGAMITVTSGHGDFRQRSDLPRTIGGMLTRMEQIGGSMVADSPDEVRVRVREQLMHGASQIKLTAGGGVSSPFSPIDAVTFTEPELRAAVEAAENWGTYVAAHAFTSAAIQRAIAVGVKCIEHGFLMDDATAKLIAEQGVWLSLQPLPDELRQGFSEGSVERAKADEVWPGIGRAYEFAKKYKLKTAWGTDVLFSRALAQRQGAILASLVRWYTPAEALAMATGTNGELLALSGKRNPYPGKLGVVEEGALADLVLVDGNPIDNIKLIEDPARNFLVIMKDGKIYKNLVASGRLN; this is encoded by the coding sequence ATGTCTTGGCATCTAATCGTCAGAATCCTGGCAGTCGCTGCATCGACGGCATTGAGTCTCACGGCGGGTTTAAGCCCTGCACAAGCTCAGCAAGACGCGGCTGTAGTGTTTCAGAACGTCCGTATCTTCGACGGAAGGAGCGACCTGCTTTCAGGCCCGTCCAATGTCCTGGTCAGAAACAACAAGATTCAGAAAATTCTCCCGGCGGCGACCACGACCGATACTGCGCAAACCGTCGTCATCGACGGCGGGGGACGCGTGCTGATGCCCGGCCTGATCGACGCGCACTGGCACGCGATGTTGATCCGCCCAACGCCGGCGGCCGCCATAGCGGGCGACGTCGGCTACAACAATCTTCTTGCGGCTGCGGAAGCGACGGACACGCTCATGCGGGGCTTCACCACTGTTCGCGACGTGGGCGGGCCGAGCTTTGGGCTCAAGCAAGCCATTGATGAGGGCCTCGTCATCGGCCCTCGCATCTACCCATCCGGTGCCATGATCACGGTCACCAGCGGCCATGGCGACTTCCGGCAGCGTTCCGACCTGCCAAGAACGATCGGTGGCATGCTCACGCGCATGGAGCAGATCGGCGGCAGTATGGTCGCGGATAGTCCCGACGAGGTGCGCGTGCGCGTGCGCGAGCAGCTCATGCACGGGGCGTCGCAGATCAAGTTGACGGCGGGCGGCGGAGTGTCATCGCCGTTCAGTCCGATCGACGCTGTCACCTTCACCGAGCCCGAACTGCGAGCCGCGGTCGAAGCGGCCGAGAACTGGGGCACATATGTAGCCGCGCATGCCTTCACGTCGGCTGCGATCCAACGGGCGATCGCCGTTGGCGTGAAGTGTATCGAGCACGGGTTCCTGATGGACGATGCAACCGCCAAGCTGATCGCCGAGCAGGGCGTTTGGCTGAGCTTGCAGCCGCTCCCCGACGAGTTGAGGCAAGGCTTTTCCGAGGGTTCAGTCGAGCGAGCCAAGGCGGATGAGGTCTGGCCGGGCATAGGCAGGGCATACGAGTTTGCGAAGAAGTACAAGCTCAAGACGGCATGGGGTACTGATGTTCTGTTCTCCCGCGCGCTGGCCCAGCGCCAGGGGGCAATTCTGGCCTCGCTTGTCCGTTGGTACACCCCCGCCGAAGCACTCGCCATGGCGACTGGGACGAACGGCGAATTGCTGGCGCTATCCGGTAAGCGCAATCCCTATCCGGGAAAGCTCGGCGTGGTGGAGGAAGGAGCGCTGGCTGACCTGGTGCTGGTTGACGGAAATCCAATCGACAACATCAAACTGATCGAGGATCCCGCCAGGAATTTCCTCGTCATCATGAAGGACGGGAAGATTTACAAGAACCTCGTTGCCAGCGGCAGGCTAAATTAG
- a CDS encoding HdeD family acid-resistance protein, whose amino-acid sequence MTTIDNSSPMGVTNLPAPPFWICVLLGLALMLAGFLVLGDVMLVTMISTIFIGWVSIIAGGFEIIHAFWTKGWGGFVWQVLLGILYISFGAVLVGQPVASALILTYVLGLVLLISGFVRILLGISHWREAGWIMLLSGAFGVLAGLVILTGFPMTGLWVLGLLLGVDLISHGIGWLAYAWQPTTRSA is encoded by the coding sequence ATGACCACAATTGACAATAGCTCGCCGATGGGCGTCACCAACCTGCCAGCGCCGCCATTCTGGATCTGTGTTCTGCTTGGACTCGCCTTGATGCTGGCCGGCTTCCTGGTTCTCGGAGACGTCATGCTCGTCACCATGATCAGCACCATCTTCATCGGCTGGGTCTCCATCATCGCGGGCGGGTTCGAGATCATCCACGCGTTCTGGACCAAGGGATGGGGAGGATTTGTGTGGCAGGTGCTTCTCGGCATCCTGTACATCTCCTTTGGCGCCGTGCTGGTGGGCCAGCCGGTCGCCAGCGCACTGATTCTCACCTACGTCCTCGGCCTGGTGTTGTTGATCTCCGGTTTCGTTCGCATCCTGCTCGGTATCAGCCATTGGCGAGAGGCAGGCTGGATCATGCTGCTGTCCGGCGCGTTCGGCGTATTGGCCGGCCTCGTCATCCTGACCGGATTTCCGATGACGGGCTTGTGGGTCCTCGGATTGCTGCTCGGTGTCGATCTGATATCCCATGGCATCGGGTGGTTGGCTTACGCGTGGCAGCCTACCACCCGAAGCGCGTAG
- a CDS encoding MFS transporter, translating into MATHSIPIGAIREGARESWVPMIAIALGQMIMSFNVASLPVALGGMVKSFGVPPTTVATGIVAYSMLVAGFVMLGAKLAQRFGALQVFRFAVVLFCASQILMTFSPTATLMITAQALCGAAGAVIVPSLVALIAENYTGRQQATAVGALGSARAAAGVLAFIIGGVLGTYIGWRPAFGILIAVSAIVFLLSFRLKRDYGRPDVHIDVFGVVLAASAIVLISFGFNNLNGWGLALATANAPFDLLGLSPAPIMIVLGVVLGQAFLMWTHRRQAAGKTPLLALEVIDSPEERCAVYALFAVVALEAALNFSVPLYIQIVQGRSPLATAIAMMPFNLTVFFTAMLIVNVYDRLTPRQIGRYGFILCTIGLVWLAFVVRNDWSEVPVLIGLVLFGIGQGSLVTLLFNVLVTASPKELAGDVGSLRGTTQNLAAAVGTAVAGALLVGLLSTIALSNIAANPVLPKEIQSQVDLDSITFVSNDRLRSVMEGTTATPQQVEEAVRVNTEARLRALKIGLLIMAGLALLAIIPAGRLPNYLPGEIPSDAPGNRLRSG; encoded by the coding sequence ATGGCGACCCACTCGATACCGATCGGAGCAATCCGCGAAGGAGCGCGGGAGTCCTGGGTGCCGATGATCGCCATCGCGCTTGGCCAGATGATCATGTCCTTCAACGTCGCCTCTCTGCCGGTCGCACTCGGCGGAATGGTCAAGAGTTTCGGGGTGCCGCCGACAACGGTCGCGACCGGCATCGTGGCCTATTCCATGCTGGTGGCCGGCTTCGTCATGCTGGGCGCCAAGCTCGCGCAGCGGTTCGGCGCGTTGCAGGTGTTCCGATTCGCCGTCGTCCTGTTCTGCGCGTCGCAGATATTGATGACATTCAGCCCCACGGCGACGTTGATGATCACAGCGCAGGCGCTCTGCGGCGCGGCCGGCGCCGTGATCGTGCCGTCACTGGTGGCGCTGATCGCCGAGAATTACACCGGACGGCAGCAGGCGACGGCGGTGGGCGCGCTTGGCTCTGCGCGCGCGGCAGCCGGCGTGCTGGCGTTCATCATCGGCGGCGTGCTCGGCACCTATATCGGTTGGCGGCCGGCATTCGGCATCTTGATCGCGGTTTCCGCGATTGTTTTCCTCCTGAGTTTCCGTCTCAAGCGCGACTATGGCCGGCCAGATGTGCATATCGATGTCTTCGGTGTGGTTTTGGCCGCATCGGCGATCGTTCTCATCAGCTTCGGCTTCAACAACCTGAACGGATGGGGGCTGGCGCTGGCCACCGCCAATGCGCCGTTCGATCTGCTCGGCCTTTCGCCGGCGCCGATCATGATCGTTCTCGGTGTCGTGCTCGGGCAGGCATTCCTGATGTGGACGCATCGGCGTCAGGCGGCCGGGAAGACCCCGCTATTGGCGCTCGAGGTGATCGACTCGCCGGAGGAACGCTGCGCGGTCTATGCGCTGTTTGCCGTGGTCGCGCTGGAGGCGGCGCTGAATTTCTCGGTGCCGCTCTACATCCAGATCGTGCAGGGCCGTTCGCCGCTTGCGACTGCTATCGCAATGATGCCGTTCAATCTGACGGTGTTCTTCACGGCAATGCTGATCGTCAACGTCTACGACCGCCTGACGCCGCGGCAGATCGGCCGCTACGGCTTCATTCTCTGCACCATAGGCCTGGTGTGGCTCGCCTTTGTCGTACGTAACGACTGGAGCGAGGTCCCTGTGCTGATCGGCCTGGTTCTGTTCGGCATCGGGCAGGGCTCACTGGTCACGCTGTTGTTCAACGTGCTGGTCACCGCCTCGCCCAAGGAGCTCGCAGGCGACGTCGGGTCGCTGCGCGGCACCACGCAGAATCTTGCCGCTGCGGTTGGAACGGCGGTGGCGGGTGCGCTTCTGGTCGGTCTGTTGAGTACGATCGCACTCAGCAATATCGCGGCCAACCCCGTGCTGCCGAAGGAAATCCAGAGCCAGGTCGATCTCGATAGCATCACCTTCGTCAGCAACGACCGGCTGCGCAGCGTGATGGAAGGAACCACCGCGACGCCGCAGCAAGTCGAGGAAGCCGTGCGTGTGAACACCGAGGCGCGGCTGCGTGCCCTGAAGATCGGACTTCTGATCATGGCCGGTCTTGCGCTGCTGGCGATCATCCCGGCGGGCCGGCTTCCGAACTATCTGCCGGGCGAGATACCGAGCGATGCGCCCGGCAACCGATTGAGGTCCGGCTGA
- the glsA gene encoding glutaminase A: MDLPSVSEQTERPYISTGHLPEPEMVQRLVSDAHRRFKSNGDGHNSQVYPALARVPRELFGVCVVGTSGRIYEAGDTEYKFSIMSVSKPFVFALVCETIGPEEARARLGANATGLPFNSLAAIEQGGGRTNPMVNAGAIATTSLVPGLTAEGQWQFIHDGLSRFAGRKLALNEEVYASASQTNYRNRSIARLLQSYDRIYCDAKQATDLYTKQCSLNVSARDLAVMGATLADGGVNPVTRQRVVDAAVCHYALTVMITAGLYETSGDWLYDIGLPGKSGIGGGIVAVSPGKGGFGTFAPPLDAAGNSVKGQLAAKFLSQRLGMDLFVSQPEN, translated from the coding sequence ATGGACTTGCCTTCGGTCTCGGAACAAACAGAACGGCCATATATCTCGACCGGACATCTGCCTGAGCCAGAGATGGTGCAGAGGCTGGTGTCCGACGCGCATCGGCGGTTCAAGTCGAACGGCGATGGGCACAATTCACAAGTCTATCCGGCGCTCGCGAGGGTTCCGAGAGAACTGTTCGGAGTCTGCGTCGTCGGCACCAGCGGGCGCATCTACGAGGCCGGCGACACCGAGTACAAATTCTCGATCATGAGCGTGTCGAAGCCGTTCGTGTTCGCGCTGGTTTGCGAGACGATCGGTCCGGAAGAGGCGCGCGCGAGACTTGGGGCGAACGCCACCGGCTTGCCGTTCAATTCGCTCGCCGCCATCGAGCAGGGCGGCGGCCGGACCAATCCGATGGTGAATGCGGGCGCGATCGCGACCACCAGCCTCGTGCCCGGCCTGACGGCGGAAGGCCAATGGCAATTCATTCACGACGGGTTGTCGCGTTTTGCAGGCCGCAAGCTCGCGCTCAATGAAGAGGTATATGCCTCTGCGTCGCAAACGAACTATCGCAACCGCAGTATCGCCCGGCTGCTGCAGAGCTATGACCGCATCTATTGCGACGCCAAGCAGGCGACCGATCTCTATACCAAGCAGTGCTCGCTGAACGTGAGCGCGCGTGATCTGGCGGTCATGGGCGCTACGCTGGCGGACGGCGGCGTGAATCCGGTTACCCGGCAGCGCGTGGTGGACGCTGCGGTCTGCCACTATGCGCTGACCGTGATGATTACCGCCGGCTTATACGAGACCTCGGGCGATTGGTTGTACGACATTGGCCTGCCGGGCAAGAGCGGGATCGGCGGCGGCATCGTCGCAGTCTCTCCCGGCAAGGGCGGCTTCGGCACCTTCGCGCCGCCGCTCGATGCGGCGGGCAACAGCGTGAAGGGGCAGCTTGCGGCGAAGTTCCTGTCGCAACGGCTGGGAATGGATCTATTCGTATCGCAACCGGAAAACTGA
- a CDS encoding DUF1269 domain-containing protein, translating to MSDLIAIIYPSEAKAEEVRQRLFKLQKEYLITISDAVIAVKTEAGPVKLNQFVNTTAVGAVSGSFWGLLIGVLFLNPILGVALGAASGALGGALSDYGIDDAFMKDLSTSLQPGNAALFVLVKNMTADKVLREIQDAGGTVLKTSLDDTKEQKLRDALAKASAEQPPPQTNAA from the coding sequence ATGTCAGATCTGATCGCAATCATCTATCCATCCGAAGCAAAGGCTGAAGAGGTGCGGCAACGCCTGTTCAAACTGCAGAAAGAATATCTGATCACGATCAGCGATGCCGTGATTGCGGTGAAGACTGAAGCCGGCCCCGTCAAACTCAATCAGTTCGTCAATACGACCGCGGTGGGTGCGGTATCGGGCAGCTTCTGGGGACTGCTGATCGGCGTGCTCTTTCTCAATCCCATACTGGGTGTCGCCCTGGGTGCGGCGTCCGGCGCGCTCGGTGGCGCGCTATCCGACTACGGGATCGACGACGCCTTCATGAAGGATCTCTCGACAAGTCTGCAGCCAGGCAACGCTGCGCTGTTCGTTCTCGTCAAGAACATGACTGCGGACAAGGTGCTGCGGGAAATCCAGGATGCAGGAGGCACCGTGCTCAAGACGTCGCTCGACGACACCAAGGAGCAGAAGCTTCGTGACGCGCTGGCGAAGGCGAGCGCCGAACAGCCGCCGCCACAGACCAACGCGGCGTAG
- a CDS encoding metallophosphoesterase family protein has product MTNPISERNVAKAVANMLVDPRDGDIEDDAASPGQRSLLAIAGSLLVEISLPKLVFAWAVLLLLPSVLLGLAPLLASAWFSTLSEQLAALTEVGTALLLAAIVAVGWIGWRPLLRIAEINFWSLNALAVQPGYAFTREALRHVTELIAGKNFTPDGRARLRSVNSLGAGIMLSACAVVIAILAWPASRWAGNWSDLILMHRLAVPTLANAVVLMAGYLAVASLIWGFADASMPQPLDLAMFDTASSEGRIWRVAHLSDLHVIGEQYGFRIESGRAGPRGNGRLNRILARLAAIHASNPLDHVLVTGDMTDAGRASEWALVLEALARHPELAARTTLLPGNHDVNIVDRANPARLDLPFSTGKRLRQIRTLSAMAAVQGERVHVVNAKGRPAATLQQALALHRDAIVAVAEFGGLRRIAALRRLFDDQFPMILPPEPEDGLGIAILNSNAKTHFSFTNALGLVSVEQAHRLEAAIGHYPRARWIVALHHHLTEYPMPVKAFSERVGTALINGSWFVRRLEALGDRAVVMHGHRHIDWIGACGELKIISAPSPVMGATDAAATYFYIHSLTAGQDGSLGLLPPERVEIEGETAD; this is encoded by the coding sequence ATGACGAACCCGATCTCCGAGCGAAACGTCGCCAAAGCCGTAGCGAATATGCTGGTAGATCCGCGCGACGGCGATATCGAGGATGATGCCGCCAGTCCGGGACAGCGGTCGCTGCTGGCAATCGCTGGAAGCCTGCTGGTCGAAATCAGTTTGCCGAAGCTCGTGTTCGCCTGGGCGGTCTTGCTGTTGTTGCCGTCGGTGCTGCTCGGTCTGGCGCCGTTGCTGGCTTCGGCCTGGTTCTCCACCTTGTCCGAACAGCTTGCGGCGCTGACCGAAGTCGGCACAGCGCTATTGCTGGCCGCGATCGTCGCGGTGGGATGGATCGGTTGGCGCCCGCTGCTCCGGATCGCCGAGATCAATTTCTGGTCGCTCAATGCACTCGCGGTGCAGCCCGGCTATGCGTTTACGCGCGAAGCCTTGCGTCATGTGACGGAACTGATCGCGGGGAAAAATTTCACCCCTGACGGCCGGGCGCGCTTGCGCAGCGTCAATTCGCTCGGCGCCGGTATCATGTTGTCCGCATGCGCGGTGGTGATCGCGATACTCGCTTGGCCTGCCTCGCGTTGGGCTGGTAACTGGAGCGATCTGATCCTGATGCATCGGCTCGCCGTGCCCACGCTTGCGAACGCCGTTGTACTGATGGCGGGCTATCTGGCCGTCGCATCGCTGATTTGGGGTTTTGCCGATGCCAGCATGCCTCAACCGCTCGATCTTGCCATGTTCGATACCGCCTCGTCGGAAGGCCGGATCTGGCGCGTTGCGCATCTGTCGGATCTTCACGTGATCGGCGAACAATATGGCTTTCGCATCGAAAGCGGACGGGCTGGTCCGCGCGGCAATGGCCGGCTCAATCGAATCCTCGCGCGGCTGGCCGCCATCCACGCCAGCAATCCGCTCGATCACGTGCTGGTCACCGGCGACATGACCGACGCCGGCCGCGCCAGCGAATGGGCGTTAGTCCTCGAAGCGCTGGCGCGCCACCCGGAGCTTGCCGCGCGCACGACCCTGTTGCCAGGCAATCACGACGTCAACATCGTCGACCGCGCCAACCCGGCCCGGCTCGACCTGCCGTTCAGCACCGGCAAGCGGCTGCGGCAAATCCGGACGCTGTCAGCGATGGCGGCCGTGCAGGGCGAACGGGTGCATGTCGTCAATGCCAAGGGGAGACCGGCCGCTACGCTGCAACAGGCGCTGGCGCTCCACCGCGACGCGATCGTGGCCGTTGCTGAGTTTGGAGGTTTGCGCCGTATCGCCGCGCTGCGCCGCCTCTTCGACGACCAGTTTCCGATGATCCTGCCGCCGGAGCCGGAAGATGGCCTCGGAATAGCTATCCTGAACTCGAATGCAAAGACCCACTTTTCCTTCACCAATGCGCTCGGACTGGTATCCGTCGAACAGGCGCATCGCCTCGAGGCAGCCATCGGACATTATCCACGGGCGCGCTGGATCGTCGCATTGCACCACCACCTGACGGAATATCCCATGCCGGTGAAAGCGTTTTCCGAGCGCGTCGGAACGGCGCTGATCAACGGCAGTTGGTTCGTCCGCAGATTGGAAGCATTGGGAGATCGCGCCGTCGTGATGCATGGGCACCGTCATATCGACTGGATCGGCGCATGCGGCGAGTTAAAAATCATCTCCGCTCCGTCGCCCGTGATGGGCGCGACCGACGCTGCGGCGACGTACTTCTATATTCATTCGCTGACCGCCGGCCAGGATGGCAGTCTCGGCCTGTTACCGCCCGAGCGGGTGGAGATCGAGGGCGAGACGGCCGACTAG
- a CDS encoding AI-2E family transporter produces MGFGLKTTTGIIAAVLVAAALAQASQVFAPLAAALFIIAIVWPIQKKLQSWMPKLAALAITIIATVAVCLGFASLAAWGFGRVGQSLLADVARYQALYAATVDWLDGHGVSVAGLWAEHFNVSWLLRATQYITGRVNTTLSFWVIALVYVMLGLLEVEHIRRNIERLDNRTAARVLLDGGVATAAKFRKYLLVRTQMSAVTGLLVGSFAWITGLPFAFEWGVIAFVLNYIPFIGPFVATLFPTLLAMTQFESWPAVLGVFICLNIIQFAVGSYIEPRVAGSMLSISPVVVLFAIFFWTFLWGLFGTFIGVPITLAILTFCAQHPSSRWIADLLGGPGPEKAGKL; encoded by the coding sequence ATGGGCTTCGGGCTAAAGACCACCACAGGAATCATTGCGGCGGTGCTGGTCGCGGCGGCGCTGGCTCAGGCGAGCCAGGTGTTCGCGCCGCTTGCGGCGGCATTGTTCATCATTGCAATTGTGTGGCCGATCCAGAAGAAGTTGCAGTCCTGGATGCCAAAACTTGCCGCGCTGGCGATCACCATCATCGCCACCGTGGCAGTCTGCCTCGGCTTCGCCTCGCTCGCAGCCTGGGGATTTGGTCGGGTAGGGCAATCGCTGCTCGCCGACGTGGCACGCTACCAGGCCCTTTATGCGGCGACGGTAGATTGGCTGGATGGCCACGGCGTCTCGGTTGCGGGCCTGTGGGCTGAACATTTCAACGTAAGCTGGCTGCTGCGCGCCACGCAATATATCACCGGACGGGTGAACACGACGCTCAGCTTCTGGGTGATTGCGCTGGTTTACGTGATGCTGGGGCTTCTCGAAGTCGAACACATCAGGCGAAACATCGAGCGGCTGGATAACCGTACCGCAGCACGCGTGCTGCTCGACGGCGGCGTGGCGACCGCGGCGAAATTCCGAAAGTACCTCTTGGTGCGGACGCAGATGAGCGCGGTCACCGGCCTGCTGGTCGGCAGCTTCGCCTGGATTACCGGTCTGCCATTCGCGTTCGAATGGGGCGTGATCGCCTTCGTGCTGAACTATATTCCGTTCATTGGCCCGTTCGTCGCGACACTGTTTCCGACCCTGCTGGCGATGACGCAGTTCGAGAGCTGGCCGGCGGTGCTCGGCGTCTTCATCTGCCTCAACATCATTCAGTTCGCGGTCGGCAGCTACATCGAGCCGCGGGTTGCCGGCAGCATGTTGTCGATTTCGCCTGTCGTGGTGCTGTTTGCGATCTTCTTCTGGACATTCCTGTGGGGCCTGTTCGGAACCTTTATAGGCGTGCCCATCACGCTCGCCATACTCACCTTCTGTGCCCAGCATCCGTCGAGTCGCTGGATTGCGGATCTGCTCGGCGGACCGGGGCCGGAAAAAGCCGGCAAGCTCTAG
- a CDS encoding caspase family protein has protein sequence MSRFKSLLLGAGLLAGLLNFAVTGAALAEAPNVDIRNGMQTPPADQRVALVIGNSNYQIAPKLANPGNDAQSMAQLLNSAGFEVTQATDLTRSDMVKVVQDFSARVAERGPGTVAMIYYAGHGVQVAGENYLLPVDAKIASPSDLDGNSVRLVDVIGTLESIPSRMRIVVLDACRNNPFPEINDAGRGLAIVDAPRGSIVGYSTAPGMEAQDGDGNHSPYTSAFLNVAREPNLPIEQLFKRVRLEVNNTTSGKQTPWESSSLTSDFYFFGDTALAAGRAPDRRPIMQTAANLPSRSVRQAYDYVLSEGSPEYYEEFIRLYPHDPLCDHIRLLLDNLRMATAWHKAVVANSPFAYKTFHDNYSNSPYAKSALKLQVAPKSVPLMQFTHLAKQSPNFKPGNIGNSSILGISKHNLGAQAHMPVPSKIITLPAKGTATNNPINGINNGKTGKITTLPGKLTGNSNGIGGKATTLPGKINPIPVNAGNNNSKVGKVTTLPPRIHNNPIRVTKPITTRPMTTRPMMTTAPRRFSSGMGGGGFSQRFGSSPSRSSFGGSFGGGFRR, from the coding sequence ATGTCCCGTTTCAAGTCATTGCTATTGGGTGCCGGCCTGCTGGCAGGCCTGCTGAATTTCGCCGTTACTGGTGCGGCGTTGGCGGAAGCCCCGAACGTCGACATCCGCAACGGCATGCAAACGCCGCCGGCGGACCAGCGCGTCGCGCTGGTGATCGGCAATTCGAATTACCAGATCGCGCCAAAGCTCGCCAATCCCGGCAACGACGCGCAGTCGATGGCGCAGCTTTTGAACTCTGCCGGCTTCGAGGTCACCCAGGCGACCGACCTGACGCGCAGCGACATGGTCAAGGTGGTGCAGGACTTCTCCGCCAGGGTCGCCGAGCGCGGCCCCGGGACCGTCGCCATGATCTACTATGCCGGTCACGGCGTGCAGGTGGCGGGCGAGAACTATCTGCTTCCGGTCGATGCGAAGATCGCTTCGCCGTCCGATCTCGACGGCAATTCGGTCCGGCTGGTCGACGTGATAGGCACGCTGGAATCGATCCCGAGCCGGATGCGCATCGTGGTGCTCGACGCCTGCCGCAACAATCCGTTCCCCGAGATCAACGACGCCGGGCGGGGCTTGGCAATCGTCGATGCGCCCCGAGGCTCGATCGTCGGCTACTCGACCGCGCCGGGTATGGAAGCCCAGGATGGCGACGGCAACCACAGTCCGTATACGTCAGCTTTCCTGAATGTCGCACGCGAGCCGAACCTGCCGATCGAGCAGTTGTTCAAGCGAGTCCGGCTCGAAGTGAACAACACCACCTCCGGAAAGCAGACACCGTGGGAAAGTTCGTCGCTAACCTCCGACTTCTATTTCTTCGGCGATACCGCGCTCGCCGCAGGCCGCGCGCCGGATCGCCGCCCGATCATGCAGACCGCCGCGAATCTGCCGTCGCGTTCGGTGCGCCAGGCTTACGATTACGTGCTCTCGGAAGGCTCGCCCGAGTACTATGAAGAATTCATCCGCCTTTACCCGCACGATCCGCTGTGCGACCACATCCGCCTGCTGCTCGACAATCTGCGGATGGCGACGGCGTGGCACAAAGCTGTGGTCGCCAACTCGCCGTTCGCCTACAAGACGTTTCATGACAATTATTCCAACAGCCCCTACGCCAAGTCCGCGCTCAAGCTGCAGGTCGCGCCGAAGTCCGTGCCCCTGATGCAGTTCACGCATCTGGCGAAGCAGTCTCCGAACTTCAAACCGGGGAACATCGGCAATTCATCCATCCTCGGCATCTCCAAGCACAATCTTGGTGCCCAGGCCCACATGCCGGTGCCTTCCAAGATCATCACGCTGCCTGCCAAGGGCACGGCAACGAATAACCCGATCAATGGCATCAACAACGGCAAGACGGGCAAGATCACGACCCTGCCTGGCAAGCTCACTGGCAACAGTAATGGCATTGGCGGAAAGGCCACGACCCTGCCCGGCAAGATCAACCCGATCCCTGTCAACGCCGGCAACAACAACAGCAAGGTCGGCAAGGTCACGACCTTGCCGCCCAGGATTCATAACAATCCGATACGGGTCACCAAACCCATCACGACCAGGCCCATGACGACCAGACCCATGATGACCACCGCGCCGCGTCGGTTCAGCAGCGGCATGGGCGGCGGAGGTTTCAGCCAGCGCTTCGGCTCAAGCCCGTCCCGCAGCTCGTTCGGCGGGTCATTCGGCGGCGGCTTCAGGCGCTGA